Proteins encoded by one window of Candidatus Bathyarchaeota archaeon:
- a CDS encoding 4Fe-4S dicluster domain-containing protein → MTKKKELIWIARELSRCSGCRKCEIACSLFHEKRIWPEAARIRVFMLIPGVEFPHFCAQCEDYPCVEACPVEALSVSEKTAAVLVNPNKCTACGECIDACPGRIPHMHPTEKHVLICNLCRGNPQCVKVCREGGWNVLQKVSRKNRAYHLYARRPEEMTRDLAAKMYGEESEELI, encoded by the coding sequence TTGACCAAGAAGAAAGAACTGATCTGGATAGCAAGAGAACTTTCACGATGCAGTGGGTGCAGAAAATGTGAAATTGCATGTTCGCTTTTTCATGAAAAACGAATATGGCCAGAAGCCGCAAGAATAAGAGTCTTCATGCTTATTCCCGGCGTCGAGTTTCCACATTTCTGTGCCCAATGCGAAGACTATCCATGTGTTGAAGCATGTCCGGTCGAAGCGCTGTCAGTAAGTGAGAAGACTGCCGCAGTCTTGGTCAACCCAAATAAGTGTACTGCCTGCGGGGAATGCATAGACGCTTGTCCGGGCAGGATACCTCACATGCATCCAACTGAAAAGCATGTTTTAATCTGCAACCTATGTAGGGGCAACCCTCAATGTGTTAAAGTTTGCAGAGAAGGGGGGTGGAATGTACTGCAAAAGGTCTCTCGAAAAAACCGCGCGTACCATCTCTACGCACGTAGACCAGAAGAAATGACACGAGACTTAGCTGCTAAGATGTATGGTGAAGAATCGGAGGAATTGATTTGA